From the genome of Psychrobacter sp. M13:
GCTACAACAACAAGTTAACGAGCGCATGTTTGATGAAGCGTTCGGATTAAAACAAATATATGTTCCTTTAAGGGCTTACTATATGGAACCAAAGGAGCAGGATGAAAATGCAATTGCTCAAAATCTGATAGAACCTATAGACATTAGTACTACTAGAAGCATGAATAAAATCGTATGTGATTTAGAAAATGAAATTCAGAAATGGCTGAGTGAATACAATGAGCATGATACGTTAAGAGTTATAAGTGGAGGTCCTGGTTCTGGGAAGTCCTCTTTTGCTAAGATATTAGCTGCAAATCTATCTGCACAGTCAGATATACCTATATTATTTATTCCTCTACATCATTTTTATCTGAGCGACTATCTATTAGAAGCTATTAAGAAGTTCATTGATAATCAGTTAATACTTTCTCAAACCGATATGACTGAAGAGAAAAACTTACTACTTATCTTCGACGGTCTAGATGAGTTATCTATGCAAAGTGGTGCTAATGTAACAGAGGCATCAAATAGATTTATTACTGAGGTGCAAGACGCCTTAAGAGACAGAAAGAATGTCCGTTGGAAAGCAATTATTACAGGTCGTGAATTGTCTATTCAGTCTCAACAACACAAGCTTAAAAAACCAAAAACAGTCTACTATCTATTGCCTTATTATATTGATGAAGAAAAAAGAGAAGGTTTCAGTGATTCTAATGGATTATTAATGAACGACCAACGTAGTGAGTGGTGGCAAAAACTAGCTAAGTTGAAAGGTCTCAAATTCAATGATCTACCAAAAGAATTAGCTACTAAACATTTAGAGCCTATTACTACTGAACCATTACTCAACTACCTTGTATCACTGAGTTACTTGAAAGAAGGTGGTATTGTATTTTCAGAAGATACTAATTTGAATGAAATATATGCTGACCTACTAAATTCTGTACATGAACGCAAATATACAGATAGTGGTATACACAAGAGTGTAGACAGTATAAATAAGAAAAAATTCATACGTATTTTACAGGAAATTGCCCTAACAGTCTGGCATGAGAATGGGCGAACGGCTAGTGTTAGTCAAATTACTGAACAATGTAAAAAGGCTAACATTGATAGCTATTTCAAAGAGTTTACTAAAGATGCAGAGTCAGGAGTTATACGCCTATTAATGGCATTTTATTTCAGAAAGTTTGATGGCAACAATAGTGATGAAACATTTGAGTTTACCCATAAAAGTTTTGGTGAGTATTTAACAGCAAAGCGAATAATGCTTGAACTGTCTAAGATGCTGCATGAAGTAGAGCGTTTTAAAGAAGAGGCTGATTCGGGATGGACTCTGGAGTATGCATTCGAGAAATGGATAAGAGTATGTGGACCTCAAAGAATTGACACGTATTTAAGTGAGTTTTTAGCTGGTGAAATTCAAATACTAGCTAGTAGTAGATCTGGTTTATCTATAATAAACCAATACCAAAAACTATTAATTGAGCTTATACAAATGGCAGCAAACGGTCAGTCACCAATTAAAAAATTAGGACTAAATGACTTTTCTGATGATATGAAATTTAGTCAAAATTCTGAAGTAGCATTACTAGAATTACATTCTTTATTTGCTATTAAGACTGGAAAAACAATAAAAGATGTTGGTAAGGAGTATAGAGAAAACTTTGATACTTGGCTAAAAAGGTTAGACTATAGAATAAGAGCAAAATTAAACCATCTAGATCTAAGTCAATGTAATATTCATGGAAGTTTTTTAAACTGTGATTTTAGATCAAGTATATTGGATGATAGTCAGATACTTTTCAGTAATTTTTTTGATTCAGATTTTAGAAATGCTAGCTTTAAAAATGCGGTCTTATACGAAACTGGTTTCGATAAAGTAATATTTGATGAAACTATACTTATAAACACTAGGTTTATAAGTATTAGTTTTAAAGGTTCGAGGATTGAAGAAGTAGACCTAAGCAAAGCTGTTATTAGGGGATGTAATTTCACACAAGTAAATGCTAAAAAAGCTAAATTTAATAGTCTAAAATCAGTTGATGATGATTTCGTAAATTTTTCAAAAAATAATTTTAATAAAGCAAATCTTGAATATGCTGAATTCAAAAATACTGATTTTAGAAATGTAGATTTTTCACATGCTAACATTACAGGTACTAACTTTACTGACGCTAACCTTGAAAATGCTAATTTTGAAGGTACAAACTATGAAAAAGCGATTTTTACTGGAGCAAACCTGAAAGGTACGATTTTAGAAAATATTTATCCATCAACAGAAGAAGAGACAGACGAATGACAATCACTATCTACGGTATAAAATCATGCGACACTATGAAAAAGGCTTTTGCTAAACTGGATAGCTTAAATATTGAGTATGTTTTTCACGATTATAAGAAAGAGGGTATCGATAAGCAAAGCGTTCAGCGCTGGGTTGATAGTCTGGGTATTGATAAAGTGTTGAATAAGCGCGGAACCACGTGGCGTAAATTGAGCGATGAGCAAAAGCAAGCCGCTGATGCTGATGTCAATAAAGCTATCGAGTTACTCATTGCTAATAGCAGTATGATCAAGCGACCAATAGTAGAAGGTAGCTATAGAGATGAGCCAATCATACTCTGTGGTTTTGATGAAGCTGCCCTTAATGAAATTTTTAGTTAATTACATTAACTTTTCATAAACCTATATTTTATTTGGTGTATTCTAAGTTATATCGTTTAATAACATGTATTTTATTGCCAATTTAGAATCAACCAAAAGGATTAAGCTATGAAAAAAATACTGTTAATCGCAGCGTTAGCTACGGCACCTTTACTGACTATGACTGCCCAAGCAGCAGACACCGCTACCAAAATTACCTT
Proteins encoded in this window:
- a CDS encoding arsenate reductase, which codes for MTITIYGIKSCDTMKKAFAKLDSLNIEYVFHDYKKEGIDKQSVQRWVDSLGIDKVLNKRGTTWRKLSDEQKQAADADVNKAIELLIANSSMIKRPIVEGSYRDEPIILCGFDEAALNEIFS
- a CDS encoding pentapeptide repeat-containing protein, producing MSEIIISKPVSVLNRNVKFDLKDFFVQASKTAVQATAQGVTGNVIGSAATIVKGLFDISKTTELELKVEELAWLLLVRSLTHAISEILNSNQDLFSSEFSEEAIENIATKIEAKINESEVIIDNEFFNAPRSLALLDELAFVLIEWLQQLGLDKYQARATYSRLKSQFAFSLDKEWATNTSQYILIIDQLSTPFTKATATQRSIMQYRSWLQQQVNERMFDEAFGLKQIYVPLRAYYMEPKEQDENAIAQNLIEPIDISTTRSMNKIVCDLENEIQKWLSEYNEHDTLRVISGGPGSGKSSFAKILAANLSAQSDIPILFIPLHHFYLSDYLLEAIKKFIDNQLILSQTDMTEEKNLLLIFDGLDELSMQSGANVTEASNRFITEVQDALRDRKNVRWKAIITGRELSIQSQQHKLKKPKTVYYLLPYYIDEEKREGFSDSNGLLMNDQRSEWWQKLAKLKGLKFNDLPKELATKHLEPITTEPLLNYLVSLSYLKEGGIVFSEDTNLNEIYADLLNSVHERKYTDSGIHKSVDSINKKKFIRILQEIALTVWHENGRTASVSQITEQCKKANIDSYFKEFTKDAESGVIRLLMAFYFRKFDGNNSDETFEFTHKSFGEYLTAKRIMLELSKMLHEVERFKEEADSGWTLEYAFEKWIRVCGPQRIDTYLSEFLAGEIQILASSRSGLSIINQYQKLLIELIQMAANGQSPIKKLGLNDFSDDMKFSQNSEVALLELHSLFAIKTGKTIKDVGKEYRENFDTWLKRLDYRIRAKLNHLDLSQCNIHGSFLNCDFRSSILDDSQILFSNFFDSDFRNASFKNAVLYETGFDKVIFDETILINTRFISISFKGSRIEEVDLSKAVIRGCNFTQVNAKKAKFNSLKSVDDDFVNFSKNNFNKANLEYAEFKNTDFRNVDFSHANITGTNFTDANLENANFEGTNYEKAIFTGANLKGTILENIYPSTEEETDE